Proteins from one Nerophis lumbriciformis linkage group LG08, RoL_Nlum_v2.1, whole genome shotgun sequence genomic window:
- the nek9 gene encoding serine/threonine-protein kinase Nek9 isoform X1, with protein MSLTEYERHFDSLNSDLAGGSVLSERTASATFNGEEEKLHYIPIRILGRGSFGEATLYRRTEDNSLVVWKEVELNSLSERERRDVMNEISILSILEHNNIIAYFNHFMDKNTLLIELEYCNGGNLYDKIVQQKGNLFNQEVVIWYLYQVASAVAYIHKAGVLHRDIKTLNIFLTKTDLIKLGDYGLAKKLCSEFSMAETCVGTPYYMSPELCQGAKYNFKSDIWAMGCVIYEVLTLKRTFDATNPLNLCVKIVQGNWTKDVNPAVYSSELIKLVYECLDQDPTKRPTADQILDQPVISSCRQELKERVALLNSAMKKPKFGTATETPVAVVTTRSREVYFWGGGKFTPQKLDTFKGGSSAQHVCAGECHFAVVTVEKELYTWANVQGGAKMVGQLGHGDQASYRQPKRVEKLQGKAIRQVTCGTDFTACVTDEDQMYMFGSDYYGCIGVEGVMGMEILEPVLLEFFEERPVRQVSCGDNHVVVLTHSGDIFSWGCGEYGRLGLECEDDFSSPMQVDLPKGAAISSVSCSSDGTFYLTDTGKVLACGNNEFNKLGLNQEFSGLKNHTGEGYQGIPYITTLTLAKQLSRFKIQTIAPGKSHTAAIDERGRLITFGCNKYGQLGVKDFKKHQGVQLLVGPFGGKIVTKVSCGDGFTIVATEDNQIFAWGNAGNGRLGMPADKGFGSEVCPAMPRPIFGSLHHVPDLSCRGWHTIIIMEKVLNSKTIRSNSSGLSIGSGMEQDGSISSGYLEINPGSETECLDRGLGGTAEVDPETCNLETPMMSMANQTGDSSCPLWLRKELEDAEFIPMPEGSECPPDLLPSFSESTTQPYENLKELKAVAAAVSSQHDLSTTRTSDDNLSGLEGAELYKKEASITCCSASAEVAQLRMMVTQQEVRIQMLEKQVSGQQMEHERLLAAFNQLMEARCDSNGNHCAGHESEDGGGRGSGFTQHGERSAGGSI; from the exons ATGTCACTGACAGAATATGAGAGACATTTCGACTCGCTAAATTCAGATTTGGCCGGCGGCTCCGTGTTGAGCGAGCGAACGGCGTCGGCCACGTTTAATGGCGAAGAGGAGAAGTTGCATTACATTCCCATCCGGATCCTCGGGAGGGGGTCGTTCGGTGAAGCTACGCTGTACAGAAGAACTGAG GACAACTCCCTGGTAGTGTGGAAGGAAGTGGAGCTGAACTCCCTATCTGAACGTGAACGCAGAGATGTCATGAATGAAATAAGCATCCTCTCTATCCTGGAGCACAACAACATCATTGCCTACTTCAATCACTTCATGGATAAAAACACTTTGCTCATTGAGCTGGAATACTGCAATG GGGGGAATCTGTATGACAAAATCGTCCAACAGAAAGGGAACCTTTTTAACCAGGAG GTGGTTATTTGGTATCTGTACCAGGTTGCTTCAGCTGTGGCCTACATTCATAAGGCTGGCGTTTTACACAG GGATATCAAAACGCTCAACATTTTCTTGACCAAGACTGACCTCATCAAGCTTGGTGACTATGGCCTGGCAAAGAAACTCTGCTCTGAGTTTTCAATGGCAGAGACG TGCGTTGGAACTCCATATTACATGTCACCTGAGCTGTGCCAGGGAGCGAAGTACAACTTTAAATCAGACATCTGGGCCATGGGCTGCGTGATTTATGAAGTTTTAACCCTTAAAAGAACGTTTGATGCAACG AATCCTTTGAATCTGTGTGTAAAAATAGTCCAAGGAAACTGGACTAAGGATGTGAACCCTGCCGTTTATTCCTCTGAGTTGATCAAGCTGGTCTATGAGTGTCTTGATCAA GATCCAACAAAGAGGCCAACGGCAGACCAGATTCTTGACCAGCCAGTCATCTCCTCATGCCGACA GGAGCTGAAAGAACGAGTTGCTTTGCTGAATTCAGCAATGAAGAAACCAAA GTTTGGTACAGCGACGGAGACCCCTGTTGCTGTAGTAACCACACGCTCGAGGGAGGTGTATTTCTGGGGCGGTGGCAAGTTCACGCCCCAGAAACTGGACACCTTTAAAGGGGGCAGCAGTGCCCAACACGTCTGTGCTGGAGAGTGTCACTTTGCGGTGGTGACGGTAGAGAAAGAGCTCTACACTTGGGCT AATGTTCAAGGCGGAGCTAAGATGGTGGGCCAACTCGGGCATGGGGACCAGGCTTCCTACCGACAGCCCAAAAGGGTAGAAAAGCTGCAGGGCAAAGCCATCAGACAGGTGACGTGTGGCACCGACTTCACTGCCTGTGTCACTG ATGAGGACCAAATGTACATGTTTGGTTCAGACTATTATGGCTGTATTGGTGTGGAGGGCGTAATGGGCATGGAGATCTTGGAGCCAGTGCTTCTGGAGTTTTTTGAGGAGCGGCCCGTCCGTCAAGTTTCTTGTGGAGACAACCACGTTGTGGTGTTGACCCACAGCGGCGACATCTTCTCATGGGGCTGCGGCGAGTACG gGCGTCTGGGTTTGGAATGTGAGGACGATTTTTCTTCTCCAATGCAA GTGGACCTGCCCAAAGGCGCCGCCATCTCTTCTGTGTCATGCAGCAGTGACGGAACCTTCTATTTGACAGACACTGGAAAAGTCCTGGCTTGTGGAAACAATGAATTCAACAAGCTGGGTCTGAACCAGGAATTTTCGGGTCTCAAAAACCACACTGGAGAG GGTTATCAGGGAATCCCATACATCACCACACTGACGTTGGCGAAGCAGCTGTCACGTTTCAAGATTCAGACCATAGCGCCAGGGAAGTCCCACACCGCTGCTATTGACG AACGTGGTCGCCTCATCACTTTTGGCTGCAACAAATATGGTCAGCTTGGTGTTAAAGATTTCAAGAAACACCAAGGTGTACAACTCCTGGTCGGTCCTTTTGGGGGGAAGATAGTCACTAAAGTGTCTTGTGGGGATGGCTTCACCATTGTAGCCACTGAGG ACAATCAGATCTTTGCATGGGGAAATGCAGGAAATGGACGACTTGGAATGCCCGCTGATAAAGGATTTGGTTCGGAGGTTTGTCCTGCGATGCCAAGGCCAATCTTTGGATCTCTTCACCACGTACCAGATCTTTCTTGTCGTGGCTGGCACACCATCATCATCATGG AGAAAGTGCTCAACTCCAAGACCATTCGCTCCAACAGCAGTGGACTCTCAATTGGTAGTG GGATGGAACAGGACGGTTCCATATCTAGTGGGTATCTGGAAATAAATCCGGGTTCAGAGACGGAGTGTCTTGACAGAGGCCTTGGCGGTACAGCGGAGGTTGATCCTGAAACTTGCAACTTGGAGACACCAATGATGTCCATGGCAAATCAGACTGGAGACAGTTCATGTCCTCTGTGGCTAAGAAAG GAGCTGGAGGACGCAGAGTTCATCCCAATGCCAGAGGGGTCCGAGTGTCCTCCTGATCTCCTCCCATCTTTTTCAGAGAGCACCACTCAACCGTATGAGAACCTGAAGGAGCTAAAGGCTGTGGCAGCAGCCGTCAGCAGTCAACATGACTTATCG ACTACACGAACTAGTGATGACAATCTAAGCGGACTGGAGGGGGCAGAGCTGTACAAAAAAGAAGCATCGATCACATGCTGCAGTGCAAGTGCAGAGGTCGCACAG CTGCGAATGATGGTCACTCAGCAAGAGGTGAGGATCCAGATGCTAGAGAAGCAG GTCAGTGGCCAGCAAATGGAGCACGAGCGGTTGTTGGCGGCATTTAACCAGCTGATGGAAGCAAGATGCGACAGTAATGGCAACCATTGTGCCGGTCATGAGTCTGAGGATGGAGGAGGAAGAGGGAGTGGATTCACACAGCATGGGGAAAGATCTGCAGGGGGCAGTATTTGA
- the acyp1 gene encoding acylphosphatase-1 isoform X1, whose product MPPKHLEKNRRFLHHVLSVLRFSMSDGDLFSVDYEVFGKVQGVFFRKYTQAQGKKLGLVGWVQNTGSGTVQGQLQGQRKKVKEMQEWLKTTGSPKSHIIKAEFKNEKAVSSLEHSTFTIVK is encoded by the exons ATGCCGCCAAAACATCTCGAGAAAAACCGACGTTTTCTCCACCACGTCCTGTCAGTTTTAAGATTCAG CATGTCTGATGGTGACTTATTTTCCGTCGATTATGAAGTATTTGGAAAAGTCCAAGGTGTCTTTTTCCGGAAATACACACAG GCTCAGGGGAAGAAGCTTGGTCTTGTAGGGTGGGTCCAAAACACGGGCTCAGGAACCGTGCAGGGTCAACTCCAGGGTCAACGTAAGAAGGTGAAAGAAATGCAGGAATGGCTTAAAACAACTGGGAGCCCCAAGTCGCACATCATCAAGGCAGAGTTCAAGAACGAGAAAGCGGTTTCCAGTTTAGAGCACTCAACTTTTACCATTGTGAAATGA
- the nek9 gene encoding serine/threonine-protein kinase Nek9 isoform X2, with amino-acid sequence MSLTEYERHFDSLNSDLAGGSVLSERTASATFNGEEEKLHYIPIRILGRGSFGEATLYRRTEDNSLVVWKEVELNSLSERERRDVMNEISILSILEHNNIIAYFNHFMDKNTLLIELEYCNGGNLYDKIVQQKGNLFNQEVVIWYLYQVASAVAYIHKAGVLHRDIKTLNIFLTKTDLIKLGDYGLAKKLCSEFSMAETCVGTPYYMSPELCQGAKYNFKSDIWAMGCVIYEVLTLKRTFDATNPLNLCVKIVQGNWTKDVNPAVYSSELIKLVYECLDQDPTKRPTADQILDQPVISSCRQELKERVALLNSAMKKPKFGTATETPVAVVTTRSREVYFWGGGKFTPQKLDTFKGGSSAQHVCAGECHFAVVTVEKELYTWANVQGGAKMVGQLGHGDQASYRQPKRVEKLQGKAIRQVTCGTDFTACVTDEDQMYMFGSDYYGCIGVEGVMGMEILEPVLLEFFEERPVRQVSCGDNHVVVLTHSGDIFSWGCGEYGRLGLECEDDFSSPMQVDLPKGAAISSVSCSSDGTFYLTDTGKVLACGNNEFNKLGLNQEFSGLKNHTGEGYQGIPYITTLTLAKQLSRFKIQTIAPGKSHTAAIDERGRLITFGCNKYGQLGVKDFKKHQGVQLLVGPFGGKIVTKVSCGDGFTIVATEDNQIFAWGNAGNGRLGMPADKGFGSEVCPAMPRPIFGSLHHVPDLSCRGWHTIIIMEKVLNSKTIRSNSSGLSIGMEQDGSISSGYLEINPGSETECLDRGLGGTAEVDPETCNLETPMMSMANQTGDSSCPLWLRKELEDAEFIPMPEGSECPPDLLPSFSESTTQPYENLKELKAVAAAVSSQHDLSTTRTSDDNLSGLEGAELYKKEASITCCSASAEVAQLRMMVTQQEVRIQMLEKQVSGQQMEHERLLAAFNQLMEARCDSNGNHCAGHESEDGGGRGSGFTQHGERSAGGSI; translated from the exons ATGTCACTGACAGAATATGAGAGACATTTCGACTCGCTAAATTCAGATTTGGCCGGCGGCTCCGTGTTGAGCGAGCGAACGGCGTCGGCCACGTTTAATGGCGAAGAGGAGAAGTTGCATTACATTCCCATCCGGATCCTCGGGAGGGGGTCGTTCGGTGAAGCTACGCTGTACAGAAGAACTGAG GACAACTCCCTGGTAGTGTGGAAGGAAGTGGAGCTGAACTCCCTATCTGAACGTGAACGCAGAGATGTCATGAATGAAATAAGCATCCTCTCTATCCTGGAGCACAACAACATCATTGCCTACTTCAATCACTTCATGGATAAAAACACTTTGCTCATTGAGCTGGAATACTGCAATG GGGGGAATCTGTATGACAAAATCGTCCAACAGAAAGGGAACCTTTTTAACCAGGAG GTGGTTATTTGGTATCTGTACCAGGTTGCTTCAGCTGTGGCCTACATTCATAAGGCTGGCGTTTTACACAG GGATATCAAAACGCTCAACATTTTCTTGACCAAGACTGACCTCATCAAGCTTGGTGACTATGGCCTGGCAAAGAAACTCTGCTCTGAGTTTTCAATGGCAGAGACG TGCGTTGGAACTCCATATTACATGTCACCTGAGCTGTGCCAGGGAGCGAAGTACAACTTTAAATCAGACATCTGGGCCATGGGCTGCGTGATTTATGAAGTTTTAACCCTTAAAAGAACGTTTGATGCAACG AATCCTTTGAATCTGTGTGTAAAAATAGTCCAAGGAAACTGGACTAAGGATGTGAACCCTGCCGTTTATTCCTCTGAGTTGATCAAGCTGGTCTATGAGTGTCTTGATCAA GATCCAACAAAGAGGCCAACGGCAGACCAGATTCTTGACCAGCCAGTCATCTCCTCATGCCGACA GGAGCTGAAAGAACGAGTTGCTTTGCTGAATTCAGCAATGAAGAAACCAAA GTTTGGTACAGCGACGGAGACCCCTGTTGCTGTAGTAACCACACGCTCGAGGGAGGTGTATTTCTGGGGCGGTGGCAAGTTCACGCCCCAGAAACTGGACACCTTTAAAGGGGGCAGCAGTGCCCAACACGTCTGTGCTGGAGAGTGTCACTTTGCGGTGGTGACGGTAGAGAAAGAGCTCTACACTTGGGCT AATGTTCAAGGCGGAGCTAAGATGGTGGGCCAACTCGGGCATGGGGACCAGGCTTCCTACCGACAGCCCAAAAGGGTAGAAAAGCTGCAGGGCAAAGCCATCAGACAGGTGACGTGTGGCACCGACTTCACTGCCTGTGTCACTG ATGAGGACCAAATGTACATGTTTGGTTCAGACTATTATGGCTGTATTGGTGTGGAGGGCGTAATGGGCATGGAGATCTTGGAGCCAGTGCTTCTGGAGTTTTTTGAGGAGCGGCCCGTCCGTCAAGTTTCTTGTGGAGACAACCACGTTGTGGTGTTGACCCACAGCGGCGACATCTTCTCATGGGGCTGCGGCGAGTACG gGCGTCTGGGTTTGGAATGTGAGGACGATTTTTCTTCTCCAATGCAA GTGGACCTGCCCAAAGGCGCCGCCATCTCTTCTGTGTCATGCAGCAGTGACGGAACCTTCTATTTGACAGACACTGGAAAAGTCCTGGCTTGTGGAAACAATGAATTCAACAAGCTGGGTCTGAACCAGGAATTTTCGGGTCTCAAAAACCACACTGGAGAG GGTTATCAGGGAATCCCATACATCACCACACTGACGTTGGCGAAGCAGCTGTCACGTTTCAAGATTCAGACCATAGCGCCAGGGAAGTCCCACACCGCTGCTATTGACG AACGTGGTCGCCTCATCACTTTTGGCTGCAACAAATATGGTCAGCTTGGTGTTAAAGATTTCAAGAAACACCAAGGTGTACAACTCCTGGTCGGTCCTTTTGGGGGGAAGATAGTCACTAAAGTGTCTTGTGGGGATGGCTTCACCATTGTAGCCACTGAGG ACAATCAGATCTTTGCATGGGGAAATGCAGGAAATGGACGACTTGGAATGCCCGCTGATAAAGGATTTGGTTCGGAGGTTTGTCCTGCGATGCCAAGGCCAATCTTTGGATCTCTTCACCACGTACCAGATCTTTCTTGTCGTGGCTGGCACACCATCATCATCATGG AGAAAGTGCTCAACTCCAAGACCATTCGCTCCAACAGCAGTGGACTCTCAATTG GGATGGAACAGGACGGTTCCATATCTAGTGGGTATCTGGAAATAAATCCGGGTTCAGAGACGGAGTGTCTTGACAGAGGCCTTGGCGGTACAGCGGAGGTTGATCCTGAAACTTGCAACTTGGAGACACCAATGATGTCCATGGCAAATCAGACTGGAGACAGTTCATGTCCTCTGTGGCTAAGAAAG GAGCTGGAGGACGCAGAGTTCATCCCAATGCCAGAGGGGTCCGAGTGTCCTCCTGATCTCCTCCCATCTTTTTCAGAGAGCACCACTCAACCGTATGAGAACCTGAAGGAGCTAAAGGCTGTGGCAGCAGCCGTCAGCAGTCAACATGACTTATCG ACTACACGAACTAGTGATGACAATCTAAGCGGACTGGAGGGGGCAGAGCTGTACAAAAAAGAAGCATCGATCACATGCTGCAGTGCAAGTGCAGAGGTCGCACAG CTGCGAATGATGGTCACTCAGCAAGAGGTGAGGATCCAGATGCTAGAGAAGCAG GTCAGTGGCCAGCAAATGGAGCACGAGCGGTTGTTGGCGGCATTTAACCAGCTGATGGAAGCAAGATGCGACAGTAATGGCAACCATTGTGCCGGTCATGAGTCTGAGGATGGAGGAGGAAGAGGGAGTGGATTCACACAGCATGGGGAAAGATCTGCAGGGGGCAGTATTTGA
- the LOC133611303 gene encoding C-type lectin domain family 10 member A-like, whose protein sequence is MENIQSQPEQEEETPVEQKIVKDFNRNRRSHAQTFQQVGAACGIPRHRLTVLLLGMLTAILLIAAVVIAIYCANANDDHLQTPHSAVSALIIERNYLRNHTDILKAEREAELAIVRQQTSLIQMKLQLKQQRRLSDVLQNKIEVLQSEKANLQSKKNALEQSCGRCPAGWTLLKSTCYYFSLPDHDSKKNWPDSRADCLGRGGDLLVIDNLQEQVLVSENAPKTSSSSVLWWQNGYWMGLRVMGSQRTWMWINNTTEIETGYWRNDQPSSSGPQTGNCAAFLYYTDTSKVWYNGKCQEHLFNWICEMLAKPFK, encoded by the exons ATGGAGAACATTCAGTCGCAgccagaacaagaagaagaaactCCAGTGGAACAAAAGATTGTCAAAGATTTCAACAGAAATCGGCGTTCACATGCTCAGACATTTCAACAAG TGGGAGCTGCATGTGGGATTCCACGCCACCGCTTAACTGTCCTGCTTCTGGGCATGCTCACTGCTATTCTGCTAATAGCGGCTGTTGTCATCGCCATTTACT GTGCTAATGCCAACGACGACCACCTTCAGACTCCTCATTCAGCTGTCTCTGCCCTTATCATCGAACGTAATTATCTCCGCAACCATACGGACATCCTGAAAGCAGAGCGGGAGGCTGAGTTGGCAATAGTAAGACAGCAGACAAGCCTCATTCAAATGAAGCTCCAACTGAAGCAGCAGAGGAGACTTAGTGACGTCCTTCAGAACAAGATTGAAGTGCTTCAAAGTGAAAAAGCAAATCTGCAGTCTAAAAAAAATGCTCTTG AACAAAGCTGTGGCAGATGCCCTGCAGGATGGACCCTCCTTAAATCTACCTGCTATTATTTCTCTCTCCCTGACCACGACTCCAAGAAGAACTGGCCAGACAGCAGAGCAGACTGTCTTGGTCGAGGTGGAGACCTACTGGTGATCGATAACTTGCAGGAACAG GTACTTGTTAGCGAAAATGCTCCGAAAACAAGCTCCAGTTCAGTTTTATGGTGGCAGAACGGATATTGGATGGGCCTGCGAGTGATGGGGTCCCAGAGAACATGGATGTGGATTAACAATACGACTGAGATTGAAACAGG GTACTGGAGAAATGATCAGCCAAGCAGCAGTGGACCTCAGACTGGGAACTGTGCAGCTTTTCTTTATTATACTGACACCAGCAAAGTATGGTACAATGGAAAGTGCCAGGAGCACCTGTTCAACTGGATATGCGAGATGCTGGCAAAGCCTTTTAAGTAG
- the acyp1 gene encoding acylphosphatase-1 isoform X2, whose amino-acid sequence MSDGDLFSVDYEVFGKVQGVFFRKYTQAQGKKLGLVGWVQNTGSGTVQGQLQGQRKKVKEMQEWLKTTGSPKSHIIKAEFKNEKAVSSLEHSTFTIVK is encoded by the exons ATGTCTGATGGTGACTTATTTTCCGTCGATTATGAAGTATTTGGAAAAGTCCAAGGTGTCTTTTTCCGGAAATACACACAG GCTCAGGGGAAGAAGCTTGGTCTTGTAGGGTGGGTCCAAAACACGGGCTCAGGAACCGTGCAGGGTCAACTCCAGGGTCAACGTAAGAAGGTGAAAGAAATGCAGGAATGGCTTAAAACAACTGGGAGCCCCAAGTCGCACATCATCAAGGCAGAGTTCAAGAACGAGAAAGCGGTTTCCAGTTTAGAGCACTCAACTTTTACCATTGTGAAATGA